One stretch of Hymenobacter chitinivorans DSM 11115 DNA includes these proteins:
- a CDS encoding ComEC/Rec2 family competence protein — MIQWAPYAFVRLFLALAAGVLTYLYFGAALPDLRWPLAGLTGVFIALQTWASRQPNPGPTDAAGMLAIICLFVAGLTLTQQATEKRRSEHLSQLTGPIEFYRAVVDDYTVVRPATYATTVRVSAVRVAGQWRAALGGIRVSVPRDSGVTQPRYGDVWLVRGGPASAKAPLNPGEFDYRRYLSYHQVYHQQFIHADQYRRIAYQPPLYVKAVSMRAARVLDAVFRQYVHQKREYALASALVLGIKDDVDQDTKQAYANTGTTHIMAVSGLQVGLLFGAVTWLLGLLPGRRGPLFRLTTAALGLAVIWSYAFLTGLSASVLRAAVMFTFVILARATGRQSNMYNTLAVAAFCLLCYDPYLLADVGFQLSFLAVLSIVYLQPRIAAWVDFKDKAAARIRPWQPRAVQQLWRAGGWLANWIWQATALSLAAQVATFPLGLFYFHQFPLSFLASNLVAVPISSLAVYVGLALLAVKGLVALAGLVLPAALTAGLDWLPQGIAWLFEKMILAFNEYIFWIGRTMPGALIQNVHVTPLQAWLIFAMILAVLVFLAVKRLPWLGLACALLAIFAGTRVWAARTLTADEQLVIYSIPRRSVCGFWQGAAAHIVTVDSLPLSETERTYRIVPGIIQREARQVAYHTGWQPAPVPTAQPMPHVTVAVWRGLRLAFVSGRIDEARIATPVDVLVLRRNAWVKPKELAQVFGRKARVIFDSSCKSWYVAHQDSLLQAAGFQTHDVTSKGAFIIRPRPLVGSTRVLAETE, encoded by the coding sequence ATGATTCAGTGGGCTCCGTACGCCTTCGTGCGCCTGTTCCTGGCCTTGGCCGCCGGCGTGTTGACTTACCTGTATTTCGGAGCTGCCTTGCCGGACTTACGCTGGCCGTTGGCTGGCCTTACCGGAGTGTTTATTGCCCTACAAACCTGGGCCAGCCGGCAGCCAAACCCGGGGCCAACGGATGCGGCCGGTATGCTGGCCATCATCTGCCTGTTCGTAGCCGGCCTCACGCTTACCCAGCAGGCCACCGAAAAGCGCCGGTCCGAGCACCTGAGTCAGCTCACCGGGCCCATCGAGTTTTACCGCGCCGTGGTCGACGACTACACCGTGGTGCGGCCCGCGACGTACGCCACCACCGTGCGGGTGTCGGCCGTGCGCGTGGCCGGGCAATGGCGGGCGGCGCTGGGCGGCATCCGGGTGTCGGTACCCCGCGACTCAGGCGTAACCCAGCCCCGCTACGGCGACGTCTGGCTCGTGCGTGGCGGTCCGGCTTCGGCTAAGGCCCCACTCAACCCCGGCGAATTTGACTACCGCCGCTACCTGAGCTACCACCAGGTCTACCACCAACAGTTCATCCACGCCGACCAGTACCGGCGCATTGCCTACCAGCCGCCGCTGTATGTGAAGGCCGTCAGCATGCGGGCCGCCCGGGTCCTCGACGCCGTTTTTCGGCAGTACGTGCATCAGAAGCGGGAATATGCCTTGGCTTCGGCTTTGGTGCTGGGTATCAAGGACGACGTGGACCAGGACACCAAGCAGGCTTACGCCAACACCGGCACCACCCACATTATGGCCGTTTCGGGGTTGCAGGTGGGCTTACTATTCGGGGCCGTGACCTGGCTGCTGGGCCTCTTGCCGGGTCGGCGCGGGCCGTTGTTCCGGCTTACCACGGCGGCGCTGGGTTTGGCCGTTATCTGGAGCTACGCCTTCCTGACGGGCCTGTCGGCGTCGGTGCTGCGGGCGGCTGTCATGTTCACCTTCGTAATTCTGGCCCGGGCCACCGGACGGCAGAGCAATATGTACAATACGCTGGCCGTGGCCGCCTTTTGCCTGCTCTGCTACGACCCGTACTTGTTGGCCGACGTGGGCTTTCAGCTTTCCTTTCTGGCCGTGCTCAGCATCGTCTACCTGCAGCCCCGCATTGCCGCCTGGGTTGATTTCAAGGATAAGGCCGCGGCCCGCATCCGGCCCTGGCAGCCCCGGGCGGTGCAACAGCTTTGGCGGGCCGGCGGCTGGTTGGCCAACTGGATTTGGCAGGCCACGGCCCTGTCTTTGGCCGCGCAGGTAGCCACATTTCCGCTGGGCTTGTTTTATTTCCACCAGTTTCCACTCAGTTTTCTGGCTTCCAACCTGGTGGCGGTGCCCATTTCATCGTTGGCTGTGTACGTGGGCCTGGCCCTGCTGGCCGTGAAGGGCCTGGTGGCGTTGGCCGGGCTGGTGCTGCCCGCGGCCCTCACCGCGGGCCTCGATTGGTTACCTCAAGGTATTGCCTGGTTGTTTGAGAAGATGATTCTGGCCTTCAATGAGTATATCTTCTGGATTGGCCGCACCATGCCCGGGGCCCTGATTCAGAACGTGCACGTAACCCCGCTGCAGGCCTGGCTGATTTTTGCCATGATTCTGGCCGTGCTGGTTTTCTTGGCCGTCAAGCGGCTGCCGTGGCTGGGCCTGGCCTGCGCGCTGCTGGCCATCTTTGCCGGCACTCGGGTGTGGGCCGCCCGGACCCTGACGGCTGATGAGCAGCTGGTTATCTATAGTATTCCGCGCCGCTCGGTGTGCGGGTTCTGGCAGGGCGCTGCCGCCCATATCGTCACCGTCGACTCGTTGCCGCTCTCGGAAACCGAGCGTACTTACCGCATCGTGCCGGGCATTATTCAGCGCGAAGCCCGGCAGGTGGCCTACCATACCGGTTGGCAGCCGGCGCCCGTGCCCACGGCCCAGCCCATGCCCCACGTCACGGTGGCCGTGTGGCGGGGCTTGCGGCTGGCCTTCGTAAGCGGCCGAATCGATGAGGCCCGGATAGCCACGCCCGTGGATGTGCTGGTGCTGCGCCGCAATGCCTGGGTGAAACCCAAGGAGTTAGCTCAGGTATTTGGTCGGAAAGCGCGGGTTATTTTCGATTCTTCCTGTAAATCCTGGTACGTCGCCCACCAGGATTCGCTCTTGCAAGCGGCTGGCTTTCAGACGCATGACGTGACTAGTAAAGGCGCGTTCATCATCCGGCCACGGCCACTGGTCGGCTCAACCAGGGTGCTGGCCGAAACCGAATAG
- a CDS encoding enoyl-CoA hydratase/isomerase family protein — protein MDNMPTQELEALRYIRYETRDAIGYITLNRPEKRNALSYDVVSELKEAFEFAEEDESCKVIVLRAEGAAFCAGADLGYIQELQGFGYTDNLADSTHLMQLFHQIYTLKKVVIGQVQGHALAGGCGLATICDFAFAVPEAKFGYTEVKIGFLPAIVSVFLVRKIGEARTKQLLLTGDVISAQAAADFGLVNFLVPKEELEEKVYAFARRLCVENSGQSMELTKEMLARIPEMPLEDSLRYAAQMNAEARGSLDCRRGIAAFLSKEKITWDN, from the coding sequence ATGGATAATATGCCTACCCAGGAGCTAGAAGCGCTGCGCTACATCCGCTACGAAACGCGCGACGCCATCGGCTACATCACCCTGAACCGTCCCGAAAAACGTAACGCTCTGAGCTACGACGTGGTGTCGGAGCTCAAGGAGGCGTTTGAATTTGCCGAAGAAGATGAATCCTGCAAAGTAATCGTGCTGCGGGCCGAAGGCGCAGCTTTTTGCGCCGGCGCCGACCTGGGTTACATTCAGGAGCTGCAGGGCTTCGGCTACACCGATAACCTGGCCGACTCAACCCACCTGATGCAGCTGTTTCACCAGATTTACACCCTCAAAAAGGTGGTAATCGGGCAGGTGCAGGGCCACGCCCTGGCCGGCGGCTGCGGCTTGGCCACTATTTGCGACTTTGCCTTTGCCGTGCCCGAGGCTAAGTTTGGCTATACCGAGGTAAAAATTGGCTTTTTGCCCGCCATTGTCAGCGTATTCCTGGTGCGCAAGATAGGGGAGGCCCGCACCAAGCAGCTGCTGCTCACCGGCGACGTTATTTCGGCCCAGGCCGCGGCCGACTTTGGCTTGGTTAACTTCCTGGTGCCCAAGGAAGAGCTGGAGGAGAAAGTATACGCCTTTGCCCGCCGCCTCTGCGTCGAAAACTCGGGCCAGAGCATGGAGCTGACCAAGGAAATGCTGGCCCGGATTCCGGAAATGCCCCTGGAAGACAGCCTGCGCTATGCCGCCCAGATGAACGCCGAGGCCCGCGGCTCCCTCGACTGCCGCCGTGGTATTGCGGCTTTCCTGAGCAAGGAAAAAATTACCTGGGACAACTAA
- a CDS encoding sterol desaturase family protein — MTMWAAVAVTTATFLGMEFVAWFMHKYVLHGALWFLHRSHHVRHPHHFERNDFFFLFYGALSMAGIMYGSDEKSWPFWVGIGIAAYGTVYFFVHDVLIHGRLRFWRKSSNKYLRALNMAHKMHHKTTGRDGSQEFGMLWVSPKYLELARRKPAPVRVADKQVSTSSPL; from the coding sequence ATGACAATGTGGGCAGCCGTGGCCGTCACGACGGCTACTTTTCTGGGAATGGAGTTCGTTGCCTGGTTTATGCACAAGTACGTGCTGCACGGCGCGCTGTGGTTTTTGCACCGCTCCCACCACGTGCGGCACCCGCATCACTTCGAGCGCAACGACTTTTTCTTCTTGTTCTACGGCGCCCTGTCGATGGCCGGTATTATGTACGGCTCAGACGAGAAAAGCTGGCCCTTTTGGGTTGGAATTGGCATTGCGGCCTACGGCACGGTGTACTTCTTCGTGCACGACGTGCTGATTCACGGGCGTCTGCGGTTCTGGCGTAAGTCGAGCAACAAGTATCTGCGGGCCCTGAACATGGCCCACAAGATGCACCACAAAACCACCGGCCGCGACGGTTCCCAGGAGTTTGGTATGCTCTGGGTGTCGCCAAAATATCTGGAGCTGGCCCGTCGCAAGCCCGCGCCCGTGCGGGTAGCCGACAAGCAAGTATCTACCTCATCACCTTTGTAG
- a CDS encoding MerR family transcriptional regulator — translation MGQFSISDLENISGIKAHTIRMWEQRYGILQPVRTHTNIRTYCDNDLRRLLNVATLCGQGHRISKVAQLSEQELASAVIACCEDPHDYARQVNALLAATLEMNEPQICKILGGAVQQLGFEAAVMHVVYPFLQRVGILWQTGSINPAQEHLVTNIIRQKIVAATDQLPPVHPSGTQRWVLFLPEGELHELALLFMNYALRARAQHVLYLGQNLPESELTAVCHTYQPHCICTVLTAVPERGQVQGYINHLAELCGGAKLVLYGPLMFGQHLTLPTNAASPRLMTDFLTLVDELRKGGK, via the coding sequence GTGGGACAGTTTTCAATCAGCGACCTGGAGAATATTTCCGGTATCAAGGCGCACACCATCCGGATGTGGGAGCAGCGCTACGGCATTCTGCAGCCCGTGCGCACCCACACCAACATCCGCACTTACTGCGACAACGACCTGCGCCGCCTGCTGAACGTGGCCACGCTTTGCGGACAGGGGCACCGGATTTCGAAAGTTGCCCAGCTCAGTGAGCAGGAACTGGCCTCGGCCGTTATTGCCTGCTGCGAAGACCCGCACGATTACGCCCGCCAAGTCAATGCTCTGCTGGCTGCCACGCTGGAAATGAACGAGCCCCAGATCTGTAAGATTCTGGGCGGGGCCGTGCAGCAGCTGGGCTTCGAGGCGGCGGTGATGCACGTGGTATACCCCTTCCTGCAACGGGTTGGTATTCTGTGGCAAACGGGTAGCATTAATCCGGCCCAGGAGCACCTGGTTACCAATATTATCCGCCAGAAAATAGTGGCCGCCACCGACCAGCTGCCGCCGGTGCACCCAAGTGGAACCCAGCGTTGGGTGTTGTTTTTGCCCGAGGGCGAGCTGCACGAACTGGCGTTACTGTTCATGAATTACGCCCTGCGGGCCCGGGCTCAGCACGTGTTGTACCTGGGGCAGAACCTGCCGGAGTCGGAGCTGACGGCCGTGTGCCACACCTATCAGCCCCACTGCATCTGTACCGTGCTGACGGCCGTGCCCGAGCGAGGGCAGGTGCAGGGCTACATCAATCATCTGGCCGAGCTCTGCGGCGGTGCCAAGCTGGTGCTCTACGGCCCATTAATGTTTGGCCAACACCTGACTCTGCCCACCAACGCCGCCAGTCCTCGGCTAATGACCGACTTCCTGACTTTGGTGGACGAACTGCGGAAGGGCGGAAAATAA
- a CDS encoding sigma-70 family RNA polymerase sigma factor, whose translation MTSLEFTDQVQKISYSLKPVAMNLTRDADDAKDLVQETLLKAMLNKDKFKAGTNLKAWLYTIMRNTFINNYNKITKRNSNIDSTEYFQYFNTDENYITHNGATSDFVVTDINQAIANLSADYRTPFMMYYIGYKYLEIAEKLQIPIGTVKNRIHIARKELKDALKVYAPGV comes from the coding sequence ATGACCTCTTTGGAATTCACCGATCAAGTACAAAAGATTTCTTACTCCCTGAAGCCCGTGGCCATGAACCTGACTCGCGACGCTGACGATGCCAAGGACCTGGTCCAGGAAACTTTGCTCAAAGCCATGCTGAACAAGGACAAGTTTAAGGCGGGCACCAACCTGAAGGCGTGGTTGTACACCATCATGCGCAACACCTTCATTAATAACTACAACAAGATTACCAAGCGCAATAGCAATATTGACAGCACGGAGTATTTCCAGTATTTCAATACCGACGAGAATTATATCACCCACAACGGAGCCACTTCCGACTTCGTGGTAACGGACATCAACCAGGCCATTGCCAATCTGTCGGCCGACTACCGGACGCCGTTCATGATGTACTACATCGGTTACAAGTACCTGGAAATTGCTGAGAAGCTGCAGATTCCGATTGGAACCGTGAAAAACCGGATTCACATTGCCCGCAAGGAGCTCAAAGATGCTCTGAAGGTTTACGCCCCCGGCGTGTAG
- a CDS encoding phytoene desaturase family protein, translated as MTTASASPHVLVIGAGFAGLSAATSLAQRGYRVTVLEKNEGPGGRARVFQAQGFTFDMGPSWYWMPDVFEKYFARFGRKVSDYYELERLDPSYQVVFGPDDAVDIPAKMAELRQLFEQYEPGSAARLDEFLKQAAYKYEVGINRLVYAPSRSVLEFADPKLLVDMVRMDVLQSMHKHVRRFFKNPKLLQLVEFPILFLGATSENTPALYSLMNYADLALGTWYPKGGMHQIVRGMVQLAQEQGVQLEYNQEVQEIRVENGRATGVQTAVGFRAADIVVAGADYHHAEQHLLRPEFRHYDEAYWDKRTMAPSSLLFYIGLNKRLPKLRHHNLFFDEDFQLHAHEIYEQPQWPSKPLFYVSAPSQTDPTVAPAGGENLFLLIPVAPDLPDPEETREYYYHLIMDRLERHVGESIRDAVVYKRSYAHHDFISDYHSYKGNAYGLANTLRQTAILKPTLKSKKVSNLYFTGQLTVPGPGVPPSLISGQVVAGEVEKEYPFNK; from the coding sequence TTGACTACCGCTTCTGCTTCCCCTCACGTTCTGGTTATTGGTGCCGGCTTCGCCGGCCTCTCGGCGGCTACTTCCCTGGCCCAGCGCGGCTACCGCGTGACGGTGCTCGAAAAGAACGAAGGGCCGGGGGGCCGGGCCCGGGTTTTTCAGGCTCAGGGCTTCACTTTCGACATGGGCCCGAGCTGGTACTGGATGCCCGACGTGTTTGAGAAGTATTTCGCCCGCTTCGGCCGTAAGGTGTCGGACTACTACGAGCTGGAGCGCCTGGACCCTTCGTATCAGGTGGTATTTGGGCCCGATGACGCGGTGGATATTCCGGCAAAAATGGCCGAGCTGCGTCAGCTCTTCGAACAGTACGAGCCCGGCAGTGCCGCCCGCCTCGACGAGTTCCTGAAGCAGGCCGCCTATAAGTACGAAGTTGGTATCAACCGGCTGGTGTATGCCCCGAGCCGCTCGGTGCTGGAGTTTGCCGACCCCAAGCTGCTAGTGGATATGGTGCGCATGGACGTGCTGCAGAGCATGCACAAGCACGTACGCCGCTTTTTCAAGAACCCCAAGCTGCTGCAGCTGGTCGAGTTTCCGATTCTGTTTCTGGGCGCTACTTCCGAGAATACCCCGGCCCTGTACTCGCTCATGAACTACGCCGACCTGGCCCTGGGTACCTGGTATCCCAAAGGTGGCATGCACCAGATTGTGCGCGGCATGGTGCAGTTGGCCCAGGAGCAGGGCGTGCAGCTCGAATACAACCAGGAAGTGCAGGAAATCCGGGTCGAAAACGGCCGGGCTACGGGCGTACAAACGGCCGTCGGCTTCCGCGCCGCCGACATCGTGGTGGCCGGCGCCGACTACCACCACGCCGAGCAGCACCTGCTCCGGCCCGAGTTTCGGCACTACGACGAGGCTTACTGGGACAAGCGTACCATGGCTCCGTCGTCGTTGCTGTTTTATATCGGGCTCAACAAGCGCCTGCCCAAGCTGCGCCACCACAACCTGTTCTTCGACGAGGATTTTCAGCTCCACGCCCACGAAATTTACGAGCAGCCCCAGTGGCCCAGCAAGCCGCTCTTCTACGTCTCGGCCCCGTCCCAAACCGACCCCACGGTGGCCCCGGCCGGCGGCGAAAACCTGTTTCTGCTCATTCCGGTGGCCCCCGACCTGCCCGACCCCGAGGAAACCCGGGAGTACTACTACCACCTGATTATGGACCGGCTGGAGCGCCACGTGGGCGAGAGTATCCGCGACGCGGTGGTGTACAAGCGCAGCTACGCCCACCACGACTTCATCAGCGACTACCACAGCTACAAGGGCAACGCCTACGGGCTGGCCAACACCCTGCGGCAAACCGCCATTCTGAAGCCCACACTGAAAAGTAAAAAGGTTAGTAATCTGTATTTTACGGGGCAATTGACCGTGCCTGGCCCCGGCGTGCCACCCTCCCTAATTTCGGGGCAGGTAGTGGCCGGCGAAGTGGAGAAGGAGTATCCGTTTAACAAGTAG
- a CDS encoding phytoene/squalene synthase family protein, whose translation MDHVALFDQTSLACSKLITKRYSTSFTLGIRTLDPRFHLPVYAVYGFVRWADEIVDTFHDYDKAALFADFKRQTDEALAMGFSLSPVLHAFQLVVRQYGIDREFIDAFLKSMEMDLEDRSYHQSMYEEYIYGSAEVVGLMCLRIFCEGDVALFDRLREPARRLGAAFQKINFLRDIRSDYEDRGRVYFPGVVYERFDDQVKREIEADIRADFDAGYAGIVQLPRSARLGVYLAYVYYLKLFHKIRQLPAARILGERVRVPDNTKLLLLMGSYFRYRLRAI comes from the coding sequence ATGGACCACGTTGCCCTTTTCGACCAAACCAGCCTGGCCTGTAGCAAGCTGATTACCAAGCGCTACAGCACGTCGTTTACGCTGGGCATCCGTACGCTCGACCCGCGGTTTCACCTGCCGGTCTACGCCGTGTATGGCTTCGTGCGCTGGGCCGACGAAATCGTGGATACTTTTCACGACTACGATAAAGCGGCTCTGTTTGCGGACTTCAAGCGGCAGACCGACGAGGCCCTGGCCATGGGCTTCAGCTTGAGCCCGGTGCTGCACGCCTTTCAGCTCGTGGTACGGCAGTACGGCATCGACCGGGAGTTTATCGATGCCTTTCTGAAAAGCATGGAAATGGACCTGGAAGACCGCAGCTACCACCAGTCCATGTACGAGGAGTACATCTACGGCTCGGCCGAAGTAGTGGGCCTCATGTGCCTGCGCATTTTCTGCGAGGGCGACGTGGCCTTGTTCGACCGGCTGCGGGAGCCGGCTCGCCGACTCGGGGCCGCATTTCAGAAAATCAACTTCCTGCGCGACATCCGCTCCGACTACGAAGACCGGGGCCGGGTGTACTTTCCCGGCGTGGTCTACGAGCGGTTCGACGACCAGGTGAAGCGCGAAATTGAGGCCGATATCCGGGCCGACTTCGATGCCGGGTACGCCGGTATCGTGCAGCTGCCCCGCTCGGCCCGCCTGGGGGTGTATCTGGCCTACGTGTATTACCTGAAGCTTTTTCACAAAATCCGGCAGCTGCCGGCGGCACGAATCTTGGGAGAGCGGGTGCGCGTACCCGACAACACGAAACTTTTGTTGCTGATGGGTTCGTACTTTCGCTACCGCCTTCGGGCTATCTGA
- a CDS encoding 4-hydroxy-3-methylbut-2-enyl diphosphate reductase, with amino-acid sequence MPHHLSVRIDPNSGFCFGVIYAIQMAEDILDEQGYLYCLGDIVHNDEEVQRLEQRGLRIIDYDVFAGLRDEKVLIRAHGEPPSTYQTALENDLTLIDASCPVVLKLQNRIKTSYDKQEKIFIYGKHGHAEVRGLLGQTSGQAVVFENLDELLSHELPANITLYSQTTKSTDSFYRIKGELEHRGYAVNPNDTICRQVSNRDKDLRKFAAQYDQVVFVSGTKSSNGKVLYQVCKDTNPNTHFISKVEELSPTQFQPGQSVGICGATSTPMWLMEDVRDALLAM; translated from the coding sequence ATGCCGCACCACCTGAGCGTCCGTATTGACCCCAACTCCGGTTTCTGCTTCGGCGTAATCTATGCCATTCAGATGGCGGAGGATATTCTCGATGAGCAAGGCTACCTGTATTGCCTGGGCGACATTGTGCACAACGACGAAGAAGTGCAGCGCCTTGAGCAGCGCGGCCTGCGCATTATCGATTACGACGTGTTTGCCGGCCTGCGCGACGAGAAAGTGCTGATCCGGGCCCACGGCGAGCCGCCGAGCACCTACCAGACGGCCCTGGAAAACGACCTGACCCTGATTGATGCTTCCTGCCCGGTGGTGCTCAAGCTGCAGAACCGCATCAAGACCAGCTACGACAAGCAGGAGAAAATCTTTATCTACGGCAAGCACGGACACGCCGAGGTGCGCGGCCTGCTGGGCCAGACCAGCGGGCAGGCGGTGGTATTTGAAAACCTGGACGAGCTACTGAGCCACGAATTGCCGGCCAACATTACGCTCTACAGCCAGACCACGAAAAGCACCGACAGTTTTTACCGTATCAAGGGCGAGCTGGAGCACCGCGGCTACGCCGTGAACCCCAACGACACAATTTGCCGGCAGGTCAGCAACCGGGACAAGGACCTGCGTAAGTTTGCGGCCCAGTACGACCAGGTGGTGTTCGTGTCGGGCACCAAGAGCAGCAATGGGAAGGTGCTCTACCAAGTCTGCAAGGATACTAACCCGAACACGCACTTTATTTCGAAAGTGGAGGAGCTTAGCCCCACGCAGTTTCAGCCGGGCCAATCGGTCGGAATCTGCGGGGCCACGAGCACGCCCATGTGGCTGATGGAAGACGTGCGCGACGCGCTGCTGGCTATGTAG
- a CDS encoding fatty acid desaturase: MPHTAPQPSPPVSRVKPAPLGYVGVGAALGIIGSWAALLTFLLGFYVPDWHTPWPYLLVLLQMHLYTGLFITAHDAMHGVVSTNQRLNTMLGTVCAFLFAFNWYPRLLPRHHQHHRHVGTEADPDFHDGRHPGFLPWLLRFALNYVTWWQIALMGLTYNLLKLAFPMANVIAFWMVPAVLATVQLFFFGTYLPHRGEHAPDNVHKSRTQLRHHLWAFVSCYFFGYHYEHHDQPYLPWWRLWRTKEG; the protein is encoded by the coding sequence ATGCCCCACACCGCGCCCCAGCCAAGTCCGCCCGTTTCGCGGGTAAAACCGGCTCCGTTGGGTTACGTGGGCGTGGGCGCAGCGTTGGGTATCATCGGCAGCTGGGCCGCACTGCTGACCTTTCTGCTGGGTTTTTACGTCCCGGATTGGCACACCCCCTGGCCTTACCTGCTGGTTTTGCTGCAGATGCACCTTTACACGGGCTTGTTTATCACCGCCCACGATGCCATGCACGGCGTGGTTAGCACCAACCAGCGTCTGAACACGATGTTGGGCACTGTGTGCGCCTTTTTGTTTGCCTTCAACTGGTATCCGCGCCTGCTGCCCCGGCACCACCAGCACCATCGGCACGTGGGCACCGAGGCCGACCCCGACTTTCACGATGGTCGGCACCCAGGATTTCTGCCGTGGCTGTTGCGCTTCGCCCTGAACTACGTGACGTGGTGGCAGATAGCCCTGATGGGACTTACCTATAATCTGTTGAAGCTGGCCTTTCCCATGGCCAACGTCATTGCCTTTTGGATGGTCCCGGCGGTGCTAGCCACGGTGCAGCTCTTCTTTTTCGGGACCTACCTGCCACACCGCGGCGAGCATGCCCCCGACAATGTGCACAAGTCGCGCACTCAGCTGCGCCATCACCTGTGGGCCTTTGTGAGCTGTTATTTCTTTGGCTACCACTACGAGCACCACGACCAGCCGTACTTACCCTGGTGGCGCTTGTGGCGCACCAAAGAAGGATAA